AGGTATAGTCAGGATAGACGGACTCACCAGGACCAGCGCCGGGGTGTCCATCGGAGACAACGTCGTCGTGAGGAGGATAGACCCTCCGAGGGCCCTCAAGGTCACACTGTCCCCCAACATACCCCCGGGAAGCCGCATATCTATAGACGACAAGTTCATCGACGTCTTCAAGAACAATCTGATCGGCCGTGCCGTATGTCCCGGTCTGGACATAACGGTGCCCAACGTATCCCTCATGGGGAACCGCTCGGTTTTCAAGGTGCAGGGCTGCTCGCCGGCAGGGGCCGTCATAATCTCGGACATGACGGAGATAAGGGTCCTGGATTCTCCGGGAAAAGGAAAGAGCCAGGGGTCTGCGGAAGAGCCTGGTTTCGGCCGCGACAACAAGATAACCACGTACGACGACATAGGAGGTCTCGACGAGGAACTGAGGAGGATCAGGGACATGATCGAGCTTCCTCTGAAACATCCGGAGCTGTTCGACCGCATGGGCATATCGGCCCCGAAGGGGGTCCTCCTCTACGGACCTCCGGGAACGGGGAAGACCCTCATCGCCGAGGCCCTCGCCAACGAATCCGGGGCCAGCTTCCTGACGATCAGAGGACCGGAGATCATGGGGAAGTTCTACGGTGAATCGGAGGAGAGGCTCCGCAGCGTCTTCGCACAGGCGGAGAAGAGCAGTCCCAGCATAATATTCATCGACGAGATAGACTCCATCGCCCCGAACCGCAACAACATAGAAGGGGAGGTGGAAAGGCGCGTCGTGGCACAGCTCCTCACCCTCATGGACGGGATGGGCGGACGCGGAAACGTGATCGTGATCGGAGCCACCAACCAGGAGGATTCGATAGATCCGGCGCTCAGAAGGCCGGGACGCTTCGACAGGGAGATCGAGATAGGCATCCCCAACAGGGACGGCAGGAAATCGATCCTCGACGTCCACACCCGCACCATGCCCCTGGACGAGGACGTGGACATCGATGCCATCGCCCGTATGACCCACGGATTCGTAGGGGCCGACCTCGCGGCACTGTGCAGGGAGGCCGCGATGAAATGCCTGGCACGCCACATGGACCGGTTCGATCTGGAGAAACCCGTCCCGACCGAGCTTCTGGAGAAGATGAGGGTGGACATGGACGATTTCCTTCGTGCCTTCAGCGAGGTGGAGCCGAGCGGCATGAGGGAGGTATCCGTGGAGATCCCCAAGATCACATGGGACGACATAGGCGGCCTGGACGGAATAAGGAACGAACTCAGGGAGGTCCTCCTTCCCGGGGAGGAGAAGAAGGACTTCGAACGTCTGGGTATCTCGGCGGGAAAGGGGGTCCTCCTCTACGGACCTCCGGGAACGGGGAAGACCCTCATCGCCAAGGCCGTCGCCAACGAATCGGGATCCAACTTCATTCTGGTGAACGGACCCGAACTGATGAACAAGTATGTGGGACAGAGCGAGGAGAACCTCAGGAAGGTATTCAAACGTGCCAGACAGATGGCTCCCTCGGTCATATTCTTCGACGAGCTCGATTCCCTCGCCCCCAGAAGGAACGGGGAGGAGTCGTCCCGTGCGGCCGACAACATGGTGGCACAGCTCCTTACGGCCCTCGACGGGGTGGAGCAGCTGAACAACGTCCTGGTGGTGGCCGCCACCAACAGGCCCGACATGGTCGACCCGGCCGTCCTGAGGCCCGGACGCATAGACAGGATGATACTGGTCGGCAAACCGGATACGGAGGCCAGACTCGGCATACTCAAAGTCCATACTAAGAAGATGCCCCTTGGAAAAGATGTGGATCTGGCACATATCGCCGAAGTCACAGACGGATATGTAGGGGCCGACCTGTTCTCCCTCTGCAGAGAGGCCGGACTGAACGCCTACCGCGAGGACCACGCCATCGAGTCCGTATGCCTCAGACACTTCGAGAAGGCCATGGAGATCGTCAGACCGTCCG
The nucleotide sequence above comes from Candidatus Methanomethylophilus alvi Mx1201. Encoded proteins:
- a CDS encoding CDC48 family AAA ATPase — its product is MSDSLTLKVETPTRLKEAGYGRARLDPVAYAELGLTIGSIIEIKGKKTVVAKVFRSDPEDSDKGIVRIDGLTRTSAGVSIGDNVVVRRIDPPRALKVTLSPNIPPGSRISIDDKFIDVFKNNLIGRAVCPGLDITVPNVSLMGNRSVFKVQGCSPAGAVIISDMTEIRVLDSPGKGKSQGSAEEPGFGRDNKITTYDDIGGLDEELRRIRDMIELPLKHPELFDRMGISAPKGVLLYGPPGTGKTLIAEALANESGASFLTIRGPEIMGKFYGESEERLRSVFAQAEKSSPSIIFIDEIDSIAPNRNNIEGEVERRVVAQLLTLMDGMGGRGNVIVIGATNQEDSIDPALRRPGRFDREIEIGIPNRDGRKSILDVHTRTMPLDEDVDIDAIARMTHGFVGADLAALCREAAMKCLARHMDRFDLEKPVPTELLEKMRVDMDDFLRAFSEVEPSGMREVSVEIPKITWDDIGGLDGIRNELREVLLPGEEKKDFERLGISAGKGVLLYGPPGTGKTLIAKAVANESGSNFILVNGPELMNKYVGQSEENLRKVFKRARQMAPSVIFFDELDSLAPRRNGEESSRAADNMVAQLLTALDGVEQLNNVLVVAATNRPDMVDPAVLRPGRIDRMILVGKPDTEARLGILKVHTKKMPLGKDVDLAHIAEVTDGYVGADLFSLCREAGLNAYREDHAIESVCLRHFEKAMEIVRPSVDDMTYKAYTEMASKARNNRDRWSNTQFYS